A window from Quercus lobata isolate SW786 unplaced genomic scaffold, ValleyOak3.0 Primary Assembly Scq3eQI_89, whole genome shotgun sequence encodes these proteins:
- the LOC115973339 gene encoding TMV resistance protein N-like has translation MASSSSSFPSSSISSTSKWTYDVFLSFSGEDTRNTATDFIYYALVEKGINTFKDDQKLEKGKTIKPELLRAIKESKFAIVILSENYAFSTWCLDELVEIIDCETKKEITVFPIFYNVDPSDVRKQIGTFSLVKHEKHFKEKVETWKAALSHVADLAGYHVKNR, from the coding sequence ATGGCTTCAAGTTCATCATCTTTCCCAAGTTCTTCTATTTCTTCTACTAGCAAATGGACGTATGATGTTTTCCTGAGTTTCAGTGGTGAGGACACTCGCAATACTGCTACGGACTTTATATATTATGCATTAGTAGAGAAGGGCATTAACACTTTTAAGGACGATCAAaaacttgagaaaggaaaaactattAAACCAGAACTCCTCAGAGCGATCAAAGAATCCAAATTTGCCATAGTCATTCTCTcagaaaattatgcattttccaCTTGGTGCTTAGATGAACTTGTAGAGATCATTGACTGCGAgacaaaaaaggaaataacaGTTTTCCCTATTTTTTACAATGTGGATCCATCTGATGTGCGAAAACAAATAGGAACTTTTTCACTTgttaaacatgaaaaacattTCAAGGAGAAGGTGGAAACATGGAAAGCTGCTTTGAGTCATGTGGCCGATCTTGCCGGATATCATGTAAAGAAtaggtaa